Proteins from a genomic interval of Eschrichtius robustus isolate mEscRob2 chromosome 9, mEscRob2.pri, whole genome shotgun sequence:
- the FBXO5 gene encoding F-box only protein 5 isoform X3 has translation MKCDFNYNHVHSGIKPVKPDDNRRQGSYTTANLEGSYKDFIKDYERLSDIGSPIVSPRIVELETESKPLHNKENLHVQQTLNSSNDIEELETSGPYEDSGYSSFSQQSGLSEHEDSSLPLVENFSDSPQSCLLRTQSPDQYPNKNLLPALHFEKVVCSTLKKNCKRNPKIDWEKLKEFISSGNFRLQNIIGRKMGLDCVDILSELFRRGLRHLLANILTQLSDMDLINVSKVSTTWKKILEDDKGALQLYNKAIQRITEKNIKFSPHASTREYVLFRTPLVSVQKSATQTLPKKDARTKLPDPGDQKGSTYSRHSEFSEVARTLKKNESLKACIRCNSPAKYDCYLQRATCKREGCGFDYCTRCLCNYHTTEDCSNGKPLKASFKMGPLPGTKKSKKNLRRL, from the exons ATGAAGTGTGATTTTAACTATAACCATGTTCATTCTGGAATTAAACCGGTAAAGCCTGATGACAATAGAAGACAAGGTTCCTACACTACTGCGAATTTGGAAGGTTCTTATAAAGACTTCATTAAAGACTATGAAAGGTTATCAGATATTGGGTCACCGATCGTGAGCCCCAGGATTGTAGAACTTGAAACTGAGAGCAAGCCCTTGCATAATAAGGAAAATCTACATGTACAGCAAACACTTAATAGTTCGAACGACATAGAAGAACTAGAGACCAGTGGACCTTATGAAGacagtggctactcttcattttcCCAGCAAAGTGGCCTCAGTGAACATGAAGACAGTAGCCTTCCCCTGGTGGAAAATTTCAGTGACAGTCCACAATCTTGCCTGCTACGGACGCAAAGCCCAGACCAATATCCCAACAAAAACTTGCTGCCGGCTCTTCATTTTGAAAAAGTGGTttgttcaacattaaaaaaaaattgtaaacgaAATCCTAAAATAGATTGGGAGAAGCTGAAGGAATTTATATCCAGTGGAAATTTTAGACTACAGAATATAATTGGCAGGAAAATGGGCCTAGACTGTGTAGATATTCTCAGTGAACTCTTTCGAAGGGGACTCAGACATCTCTTAGCAAATATTTTGACACAGCTCAGTGATATGGACTTAATCAA TGTGTCTAAAGTGAGCACAACTTGGAAGAAGATTCTAGAAGATGATAAGGGGGCATTGCAATTGTACAATAAAGCAATACAAAGAATTACC gaaaagAACATTAAGTTTTCACCACACGCTTCAACCAGAGAGTATGTTTTATTCAGAACCCCATTAGTATCCGTGCAAAAGTCAGCCACCCAGACTCTCCCCAAAAAAGACGCTCGAACCAAGTTACCTGATCCAGGTGATCAGAAAGGTTCTACTTACAGTCGACACAGTGAATTCTCTGag gtTGCcagaactttgaaaaagaacgAGAGCCTCAAAGCCTGTATTCGCTGTAATTCACCTGCAAAATACGATTGTTATTTACAACGGGCAACCTGTAAACGAGAAGGCTGTGGATTTGATTATTGCACAAGGTGCCTGTGTAATTATCATACCACTGAAGACTGTTCAAATGGCAAGCCCCTAAAAGCCAGTTTTAAAATGGGTCCTTTGCCTGGTACTAAGAAAAGCAAGAAGAATTTACGACGACTGTGA
- the FBXO5 gene encoding F-box only protein 5 isoform X4, with protein sequence MSRCPCSCSPRPPSDSCRCSYSVLTAAGRPRPSDGCKEESSTVSVKMKCDFNYNHVHSGIKPVKPDDNRRQGSYTTANLEGSYKDFIKDYERLSDIGSPIVSPRIVELETESKPLHNKENLHVQQTLNSSNDIEELETSGPYEDSGYSSFSQQSGLSEHEDSSLPLVENFSDSPQSCLLRTQSPDQYPNKNLLPALHFEKVVCSTLKKNCKRNPKIDWEKLKEFISSGNFRLQNIIGRKMGLDCVDILSELFRRGLRHLLANILTQLSDMDLINVSKVSTTWKKILEDDKGALQLYNKAIQRITVARTLKKNESLKACIRCNSPAKYDCYLQRATCKREGCGFDYCTRCLCNYHTTEDCSNGKPLKASFKMGPLPGTKKSKKNLRRL encoded by the exons GTTGTAAAGAAGAAAGTTCCACTGTCTCTGTCAAAATGAAGTGTGATTTTAACTATAACCATGTTCATTCTGGAATTAAACCGGTAAAGCCTGATGACAATAGAAGACAAGGTTCCTACACTACTGCGAATTTGGAAGGTTCTTATAAAGACTTCATTAAAGACTATGAAAGGTTATCAGATATTGGGTCACCGATCGTGAGCCCCAGGATTGTAGAACTTGAAACTGAGAGCAAGCCCTTGCATAATAAGGAAAATCTACATGTACAGCAAACACTTAATAGTTCGAACGACATAGAAGAACTAGAGACCAGTGGACCTTATGAAGacagtggctactcttcattttcCCAGCAAAGTGGCCTCAGTGAACATGAAGACAGTAGCCTTCCCCTGGTGGAAAATTTCAGTGACAGTCCACAATCTTGCCTGCTACGGACGCAAAGCCCAGACCAATATCCCAACAAAAACTTGCTGCCGGCTCTTCATTTTGAAAAAGTGGTttgttcaacattaaaaaaaaattgtaaacgaAATCCTAAAATAGATTGGGAGAAGCTGAAGGAATTTATATCCAGTGGAAATTTTAGACTACAGAATATAATTGGCAGGAAAATGGGCCTAGACTGTGTAGATATTCTCAGTGAACTCTTTCGAAGGGGACTCAGACATCTCTTAGCAAATATTTTGACACAGCTCAGTGATATGGACTTAATCAA TGTGTCTAAAGTGAGCACAACTTGGAAGAAGATTCTAGAAGATGATAAGGGGGCATTGCAATTGTACAATAAAGCAATACAAAGAATTACC gtTGCcagaactttgaaaaagaacgAGAGCCTCAAAGCCTGTATTCGCTGTAATTCACCTGCAAAATACGATTGTTATTTACAACGGGCAACCTGTAAACGAGAAGGCTGTGGATTTGATTATTGCACAAGGTGCCTGTGTAATTATCATACCACTGAAGACTGTTCAAATGGCAAGCCCCTAAAAGCCAGTTTTAAAATGGGTCCTTTGCCTGGTACTAAGAAAAGCAAGAAGAATTTACGACGACTGTGA
- the FBXO5 gene encoding F-box only protein 5 isoform X1, protein MSRCPCSCSPRPPSDSCRCSYSVLTAAGRPRPSDGCKEESSTVSVKMKCDFNYNHVHSGIKPVKPDDNRRQGSYTTANLEGSYKDFIKDYERLSDIGSPIVSPRIVELETESKPLHNKENLHVQQTLNSSNDIEELETSGPYEDSGYSSFSQQSGLSEHEDSSLPLVENFSDSPQSCLLRTQSPDQYPNKNLLPALHFEKVVCSTLKKNCKRNPKIDWEKLKEFISSGNFRLQNIIGRKMGLDCVDILSELFRRGLRHLLANILTQLSDMDLINVSKVSTTWKKILEDDKGALQLYNKAIQRITEKNIKFSPHASTREYVLFRTPLVSVQKSATQTLPKKDARTKLPDPGDQKGSTYSRHSEFSEVARTLKKNESLKACIRCNSPAKYDCYLQRATCKREGCGFDYCTRCLCNYHTTEDCSNGKPLKASFKMGPLPGTKKSKKNLRRL, encoded by the exons GTTGTAAAGAAGAAAGTTCCACTGTCTCTGTCAAAATGAAGTGTGATTTTAACTATAACCATGTTCATTCTGGAATTAAACCGGTAAAGCCTGATGACAATAGAAGACAAGGTTCCTACACTACTGCGAATTTGGAAGGTTCTTATAAAGACTTCATTAAAGACTATGAAAGGTTATCAGATATTGGGTCACCGATCGTGAGCCCCAGGATTGTAGAACTTGAAACTGAGAGCAAGCCCTTGCATAATAAGGAAAATCTACATGTACAGCAAACACTTAATAGTTCGAACGACATAGAAGAACTAGAGACCAGTGGACCTTATGAAGacagtggctactcttcattttcCCAGCAAAGTGGCCTCAGTGAACATGAAGACAGTAGCCTTCCCCTGGTGGAAAATTTCAGTGACAGTCCACAATCTTGCCTGCTACGGACGCAAAGCCCAGACCAATATCCCAACAAAAACTTGCTGCCGGCTCTTCATTTTGAAAAAGTGGTttgttcaacattaaaaaaaaattgtaaacgaAATCCTAAAATAGATTGGGAGAAGCTGAAGGAATTTATATCCAGTGGAAATTTTAGACTACAGAATATAATTGGCAGGAAAATGGGCCTAGACTGTGTAGATATTCTCAGTGAACTCTTTCGAAGGGGACTCAGACATCTCTTAGCAAATATTTTGACACAGCTCAGTGATATGGACTTAATCAA TGTGTCTAAAGTGAGCACAACTTGGAAGAAGATTCTAGAAGATGATAAGGGGGCATTGCAATTGTACAATAAAGCAATACAAAGAATTACC gaaaagAACATTAAGTTTTCACCACACGCTTCAACCAGAGAGTATGTTTTATTCAGAACCCCATTAGTATCCGTGCAAAAGTCAGCCACCCAGACTCTCCCCAAAAAAGACGCTCGAACCAAGTTACCTGATCCAGGTGATCAGAAAGGTTCTACTTACAGTCGACACAGTGAATTCTCTGag gtTGCcagaactttgaaaaagaacgAGAGCCTCAAAGCCTGTATTCGCTGTAATTCACCTGCAAAATACGATTGTTATTTACAACGGGCAACCTGTAAACGAGAAGGCTGTGGATTTGATTATTGCACAAGGTGCCTGTGTAATTATCATACCACTGAAGACTGTTCAAATGGCAAGCCCCTAAAAGCCAGTTTTAAAATGGGTCCTTTGCCTGGTACTAAGAAAAGCAAGAAGAATTTACGACGACTGTGA
- the FBXO5 gene encoding F-box only protein 5 isoform X2, translating into MRGCKEESSTVSVKMKCDFNYNHVHSGIKPVKPDDNRRQGSYTTANLEGSYKDFIKDYERLSDIGSPIVSPRIVELETESKPLHNKENLHVQQTLNSSNDIEELETSGPYEDSGYSSFSQQSGLSEHEDSSLPLVENFSDSPQSCLLRTQSPDQYPNKNLLPALHFEKVVCSTLKKNCKRNPKIDWEKLKEFISSGNFRLQNIIGRKMGLDCVDILSELFRRGLRHLLANILTQLSDMDLINVSKVSTTWKKILEDDKGALQLYNKAIQRITEKNIKFSPHASTREYVLFRTPLVSVQKSATQTLPKKDARTKLPDPGDQKGSTYSRHSEFSEVARTLKKNESLKACIRCNSPAKYDCYLQRATCKREGCGFDYCTRCLCNYHTTEDCSNGKPLKASFKMGPLPGTKKSKKNLRRL; encoded by the exons GTTGTAAAGAAGAAAGTTCCACTGTCTCTGTCAAAATGAAGTGTGATTTTAACTATAACCATGTTCATTCTGGAATTAAACCGGTAAAGCCTGATGACAATAGAAGACAAGGTTCCTACACTACTGCGAATTTGGAAGGTTCTTATAAAGACTTCATTAAAGACTATGAAAGGTTATCAGATATTGGGTCACCGATCGTGAGCCCCAGGATTGTAGAACTTGAAACTGAGAGCAAGCCCTTGCATAATAAGGAAAATCTACATGTACAGCAAACACTTAATAGTTCGAACGACATAGAAGAACTAGAGACCAGTGGACCTTATGAAGacagtggctactcttcattttcCCAGCAAAGTGGCCTCAGTGAACATGAAGACAGTAGCCTTCCCCTGGTGGAAAATTTCAGTGACAGTCCACAATCTTGCCTGCTACGGACGCAAAGCCCAGACCAATATCCCAACAAAAACTTGCTGCCGGCTCTTCATTTTGAAAAAGTGGTttgttcaacattaaaaaaaaattgtaaacgaAATCCTAAAATAGATTGGGAGAAGCTGAAGGAATTTATATCCAGTGGAAATTTTAGACTACAGAATATAATTGGCAGGAAAATGGGCCTAGACTGTGTAGATATTCTCAGTGAACTCTTTCGAAGGGGACTCAGACATCTCTTAGCAAATATTTTGACACAGCTCAGTGATATGGACTTAATCAA TGTGTCTAAAGTGAGCACAACTTGGAAGAAGATTCTAGAAGATGATAAGGGGGCATTGCAATTGTACAATAAAGCAATACAAAGAATTACC gaaaagAACATTAAGTTTTCACCACACGCTTCAACCAGAGAGTATGTTTTATTCAGAACCCCATTAGTATCCGTGCAAAAGTCAGCCACCCAGACTCTCCCCAAAAAAGACGCTCGAACCAAGTTACCTGATCCAGGTGATCAGAAAGGTTCTACTTACAGTCGACACAGTGAATTCTCTGag gtTGCcagaactttgaaaaagaacgAGAGCCTCAAAGCCTGTATTCGCTGTAATTCACCTGCAAAATACGATTGTTATTTACAACGGGCAACCTGTAAACGAGAAGGCTGTGGATTTGATTATTGCACAAGGTGCCTGTGTAATTATCATACCACTGAAGACTGTTCAAATGGCAAGCCCCTAAAAGCCAGTTTTAAAATGGGTCCTTTGCCTGGTACTAAGAAAAGCAAGAAGAATTTACGACGACTGTGA